In Nerophis ophidion isolate RoL-2023_Sa linkage group LG02, RoL_Noph_v1.0, whole genome shotgun sequence, one DNA window encodes the following:
- the ppm1g gene encoding protein phosphatase 1G isoform X3, translating to MRTTLHGVKPEKPATMGAYLSQPNTTKTSSDGGNGTMSYGFSAMQGWRVSMEDAHNCIPEFDEETAMFSVYDGHGGEEVALYCSKYLPDIIKEQKTYKDGKLQKALEDAFLAIDRRITTEDVIKELVQIAGRPIEEPPIKKVADEDDLDTEEAALLHEEATMTIEELLVRYGQNKNASKQASAVSAAAKKASGQPNESSGHKGEGDEGLKKEGVNGELEEESNGKGKDDSEASACDSNASPVVAANKGSTAASDCGGSGSANGQEKATKAEVDAGPSCSSSTKAGADSKSRFFDSGESEEDGEEEEEEEEEGSNEEDVSEDEEGEADSSELEEEDTEEGEEDSEDEDEEGMCLPGMDGKEEPGSDSGTTAVVALIRGKQLIVANAGDSRCVVSERGKAVDMSYDHKPEDEVELARIKKAGGKVTMDGRVNGGLNLSRAIGDHFYKRNKVLTPEEQMISAMPDVKVLTLNEDHDFMVIACDGICCWTIVWPLTQLETGQAVTT from the exons ATGCGCACTACCTTACACG GTGTGAAGCCAGAGAAACCGGCAACCATGGGGGCTTATTTGTCGCAACCGAACACGACGAAGACCTCTTCCGATGGCGGCAACGGCACCATGAGCTACGGCTTCTCGGCTATGCAGGGCTGGCGTGTTTCCATGGAG GATGCACACAATTGTATCCCGGAGTTCGACGAGGAGACTGCCATGTTTTCTGTGTATGATGGACATGGAG GAGAAGAGGTGGCCCTTTACTGTTCAAAGTACCTTCCTGATATCATCAAGGAGCAGAAGACGTATAAAGACGGCAAACTGCAGAAG GCGCTGGAGGATGCCTTCTTGGCCATCGACCGCAGAATCACGACAGAGGACGTTATTAAAGAGCTGGTCCAGATCGCTGGGCGTCCCATTGAGGAGCCGCCCATTAAAAAGGTGGCAGACGAAGACGACT TGGACACAGAGGAGGCAGCTCTGCTTCACGAAGAAGCCACCATGACCATTGAGGAGCTGCTAGTGCGTTACGGCCAGAATAAGAACGCCAGCAAGCAAGCTTCTGCTGTCAG tgCGGCCGCCAAGAAGGCATCGGGCCAGCCTAATGAGTCCTCTGGACACAAAGGGGAAGGCGATGAAGGGCTTAAGAAGGAGGGCGTTAACGGAGAGCTGGAGGAGGAGAGCAATGGGAAGGGGAAGGACGACAGCGAAGCATCAGCGTGCGACTCTAATGCCTCTCCAGTAGTGGCTGCCAACAAAGGGTCTACCGCAG CGTCAGACTGTGGCGGCTCTGGAAGCGCCAATGGGCAAGAAAAAGCCACCAAGGCTGAGGTAGATGCAGGCCCTTCCTGTTCCTCATCCACCAAAGCTGGAGCCGATTCCAAGTCGAGATTCTTTGACAGCGGGGAATCTGAGGAGGATggggaagaagaggaagaggaagaggaggagggcaGCAATGAAGAG GATGTCAGTGAAGACGAAGAAGGAGAGGCCGACAGCAGTGAATTGGAAGAGGAAGATACTGAAGAAGGAGAGGAAGACTCGGAGGATGAAGATGAGGAGGGAATGTGTTTACCCGGAATGGATGGCAAGGAAGAG CCGGGCTCAGACAGCGGAACCACGGCCGTTGTGGCTCTGATCCGAGGCAAGCAGCTAATCGTGGCCAATGCTGGAGACTCTCGCTGTGTGGTGTCCGAGCGAG GAAAAGCTGTTGACATGTCTTATGACCACAAGCCCGAGGATGAGGTGGAGCTGGCTCGCATTAAAAAGGCTGGAGGCAAAGTCACCATGGACGGACGGGTCAATGGTGGACTCAACCTATCCAGGGCCATTG GGGATCATTTCTACAAGAGGAACAAGGTTCTCACGCCAGAGGAGCAGATGATTTCGGCCATGCCTGACGTGAAGGTCCTCACTCTCAACGAGGACCACGATTTCATGGTCATCGCCTGTGATGGCATCTG